In Carya illinoinensis cultivar Pawnee chromosome 6, C.illinoinensisPawnee_v1, whole genome shotgun sequence, a single genomic region encodes these proteins:
- the LOC122312981 gene encoding L-type lectin-domain containing receptor kinase IX.1-like: MKIKHFLFPYPPVHFYLLMLSNLFSLVFPFTSTTSFNFPSFNSQDKNISYERAFAENKVIQLTAIRDQPWTVGRATYHSPMHLWDNASKNLADFTTHFSFVIAATTPNKTAYADGLAFFLAPVDSQILDTTYSGGTLGLTSSGLALNSTTNDFVAVEFDIFKNDWDLQDEHVGIDINSMESVANASWWSSISIREGKKNEAWISYNSTSYNLSVSYTGLENNVTVWQFLSFNVDLRKHLPEKVTFGFSAATGNSSAMHTICSWNFSSSLVIDDTKTNKTNNKLGLGVGLGAGGLVLVAGLASVLLVLWKRSGRDKEDDRAFAEYMDAEFQEGTGPKRFSFKELARATNNFSDEEKLGQGGFGGVYKGFLRDSNFFVAIKRVSKGSKQGMKEYAAEVKITSRLRHRNLVQLIGWCHERRELLLVYEFMPNGSLDSHLFKEERLLIWEARYKIAQGLASSLLYLHEGWEQCVVHRDIKSSNIMLDSNFNAKLGDFGLARLVDHAKGSQTTVLAGTFGYMAPECVIIGKASKESDVYSFGIVALEIACGRKPINPKAPEDQVALVEWVWELYGKGEVLGAADSRLGRDFDGEQMERLIIVGMWCAHPDRNLRPSIRQAIHVFNFEAPLPLLPSCILGPTYLPPTVNRFSTPLSMSDGATDFEREKTWYSTYSQNTEGWFGE; the protein is encoded by the coding sequence ATGAAAATCAAACATTTCCTGTTTCCATATCCCCCAGTCCACTTTTATCTCTTAATGCTCTCCAATCTCTTCTCACTTGTATTCCCTTTTACAAGTACCACATCCTTCAACTTCCCCAGTTTCAATtctcaagataaaaacatatcatATGAGAGAGCTTTCGCCGAAAACAAAGTTATCCAACTCACCGCCATTCGGGACCAACCATGGACCGTGGGTCGTGCTACATATCACAGTCCAATGCACCTTTGGGACAATGCCTCAAAAAACCTCGCAGATTTCACtacccatttttcttttgtcatCGCTGCCACCACGCCAAATAAAACTGCATATGCAGACGGGCTTGCGTTCTTCCTAGCACCTGTTGATTCACAGATTCTCGATACAACATATAGTGGTGGGACCTTGGGTCTTACTTCCTCTGGTCTGGCACTAAACTCGACGACAAATGATTTTGTCGCAGTGGAGtttgatatctttaaaaatgATTGGGATCTGCAGGACGAACATGTTGGTATTGACATCAATTCCATGGAATCTGTTGCTAATGCGTCGTGGTGGAGTAGTATCTCGAttagagaagggaaaaaaaatgaagcttgGATTAGTTATAATTCTACTTCTTATAATTTGAGCGTTAGCTATACTGGTCTTGAAAACAATGTCACTGTATGGCAGTTCCTTTCTTTTAATGTTGACTTGAGAAAACACCTACCCGAAAAAGTGACATTTGGATTCTCAGCCGCAACAGGAAATTCTTCTGCAATGCATACCATATGCTCGTGGAATTTCAGTTCCAGTTTGGTAATCGATGATACCAAAACTAACAAAACTAACAATAAGTTAGGATTAGGCGTGGGTTTGGGTGCTGGTGGATTGGTTTTGGTTGCTGGGTTGGCTTCGGTTCTGTTGGTCTTGTGGAAGAGGAGTGGGAGGGATAAAGAAGATGATCGTGCCTTTGCTGAGTACATGGATGCCGAATTCCAAGAGGGAACAGGGCCAAAAAGGTTCTCATTCAAGGAATTAGCTCGTGCCACGAATAATTTTAGTGATGAAGAAAAGCTAGGCCAGGGAGGATTTGGTGGCGTTTATAAAGGATTTTTAAGGGACTCCAATTTCTTTGTTGCTATTAAAAGGGTATCAAAAGGATCTAAGCAGGGGATGAAGGAGTATGCAGCAGAAGTAAAAATTACCAGTCGATTGAGACATAGGAATTTGGTACAACTCATTGGTTGGTGCCACGAAAGAAGAGAACTCCTACTTGTCTATGAGTTTATGCCGAATGGAAGCTTAGATTCTCAtctttttaaagaagaaaggttATTGATATGGGAAGCAAGGTACAAAATAGCTCAAGGCTTGGCATCTTCCTTGCTTTACCTGCATGAAGGATGGGAACAATGTGTGGTTCATAGGGACATAAAATCAAGCAACATTATGCTTGATTCAAACTTCAATGCTAAACTTGGGGATTTTGGCCTAGCTAGGCTTGTGGACCATGCCAAAGGGTCACAAACTACTGTTTTGGCCGGCACCTTTGGCTACATGGCTCCCGAATGTGTCATCATTGGCAAGGCAAGTAAGGAATCAGATGTGTACAGTTTTGGAATTGTAGCTCTAGAGATAGCTTGTGGAAGGAAACCAATCAACCCCAAGGCCCCTGAAGATCAAGTTGCCTTGGTGGAGTGGGTTTGGGAGCTTTATGGAAAAGGAGAGGTGCTTGGAGCGGCTGACTCAAGGTTGGGCAGAGACTTTGATGGGGAGCAAATGGAGCGCTTGATAATTGTTGGGATGTGGTGTGCTCACCCTGATCGCAACCTTAGGCCTTCAATTAGGCAAGCAATTCATGTTTTCAACTTTGAAGCTCCATTACCTCTTCTCCCATCATGTATTCTCGGGCCAACATATCTTCCTCCAACAGTGAATAGATTTTCAACGCCACTTTCAATGTCTGATGGTGCTACCGATTTCGAGCGCGAAAAAACGTGGTATTCAACCTATAGTCAGAACACCGAGGGCTGGTTTGGAGAGTAA